The Juglans regia cultivar Chandler chromosome 1, Walnut 2.0, whole genome shotgun sequence nucleotide sequence TAATATACAATGATTGGCATTGGATTTTTTTGTctatttatatgtaaatatattatttgatattaagaCTGAATTTTGGTGTTTTAGAAGGGAATTTAACAGTTTACCATTCATTATTCGTGTCTTGAGAAAATGGggtttttatgtgaaaattaagATCTAGGTTTTGGTGTTTGAAATTaagggagtttttttttatggtgtATGATGATTAGGGCAGTGTTTGTATTGGTGAAAATTAGGACCTAGGTTCTGGTGTTTAAATTACGGGAATTTTTTCCTTATGGTGTATGTGGGATTTGTTGGGTTCTGCTGGCTGTGGATGTGACAGTCATTGGATTTGATTGTTGGTTCTGTAGGGGATGCTAATGATATTTTTGTCTTCGGTTGACTGATGCcggctttttattttaatgctttTAGCTTGAAATTTTTAATGCAATCAGGTTTTAGTTCTATTGCGTTATGATGCCAATTGAGAACGGCAATCGTTAACGCGAaatttacttttgaaagaaGTAGGTTTCGTTCTTATTCTGGAATGCTATCCGTTGGATTTAATGCTTACGTTTCTCTTTGGTCTCATTTCgtgcctctctctccctctcagaCACATTTCTCTAAGGGAAAGTTCCCCGCCGCCCCGTTTTTGATTTTCTTCAGTAATTTTTCTTGGGttgtaattgttttttgaaTGTTGGAAATCATGGACCATATTCTGTCTTTTAAGATGGAGGGAGGAGcagttattttttgttttttttgataagtggaTGGAGGAGCAGTTCTAGAAGTAGGAAGTTCAAGTTTTTTGCTGGTTTTTAAGAATctaaatttttcttgaaaattagaAGCGATCATCTCCAACAATTCGTGCTCAAGAATCTTAAATAGTTATgctgatttatttatttgatatctCATTATCTTTTTGAATCAGATAAAGGGGAGATAGGGAATAATATTAGTCTGTGAGCACTGTACATGCTGTATGAGACGGGATATAAACTGGCTTTGGTTAATGCTGAGTCAAATTTGTAGAAGCGTGATATTGGGctgaataaaaatgatattatcattTCTCGTGTtcttacataataatatatctTTGTTTCTGTTTTGTCCATTTATACTGCTATGAGACTATAGACACACCCACACAATATTTCTATGCAGTTATACATTACCTCCAGAGCTTGCATTTCGCCCATGGATGCAAAATTTGTTATGTTAAAAGAATCAAGCATCAGCACATCAATTATAGGGGAAATCAATAATGCAAATACAAAGgctaaataatatcaatatttatattgATTCATGTTTTGTTGCTCTTTGCCTATTAAACAGATTATCTTGcgtttttataaaatgttatatcttctgtaatttaataaaataaagaaaaaataaatttctttttttgtggaTATAGCTTGCAACTTggataaatttttaatgaagtttgtGCTAATCAGTCAGGTTACTTCTAGCTGAATGGGAATAATTTCCTATTAGAACTGATGTTATTTCACATCGTTTCCTGTTGTAGCCATTGGACATGCTTTGTCTGTGTCCAGCACTACTAATACACTTTTTGTTGGCATGCTTGCTTcatctctcttctctttctttcagaCCTTTCTCAGTTGTCTTGTTCGTATTTGTTGGAGTCTTGTCTTATCCTGTCACAATTTGTATCCAATCTTTTATggcttctttcattttctttctaaaagcatatatttgatttttatatatcacCTTCTTCTGCTTTTGACTATTTGTTTcttatttgctttttttttatttcacagAATTCATCTGAGATGGACTTTTTCTCCGAATATGGCGATGCCAATAGATACAAGATTCAGGAAGTTATTGGGAAAGGAAGTTATGGTGTTGTTTGCTCAGCAATTGACACTCATACTGGTGAAAAAGTGGCAATAAAGAAAATACATGATATATTTGAGCACATATCGGATGCTGCGCGCATTCTTCGTGAGATAAAGCTGCTTAGACTTCTACGGCATCCCGATATTGTCGAAATAAAACACATTATGCTTCCACCATCAAGAAGGGACTTCAAagatatatatgttgtttttgAGCTCATGGAGTCAGATCTTCATCAAGTCATCAAAGCCAACGATGACCTGACACGAGAACACTATCAGTTCTTCCTGTACCAGCTACTTCGTGCATTGAAGTATATTCACACCGGTACTTGTTTCAACCTAATTGCTCTGTAGCTTTACCCTTGACCTTGATGTTGCTTCTTTTCATACTGTATTTTTATTCACTTTCCTTTTTTCCCCCACCTGAATCATGTGGGTCCTAGGGTTGGGGGGTTGTTTACGAGGAAGCTTAGGGCTTTCTGTAAGGTGTTCATATCTAATATTTGACTACATGGGTGCAGCAAATGTCTACCATCGAGATTTAAAACCGAAGAATATATTGGCAAACGCAAACTGTAAACTTAAAATTTGCGATTTTGGTTTAGCAAGAGTTGCATTCAGTGATACGCCTACAACAATATTTTGGACGGTATGCCATTCACAGATGTTAGATATATatgttgtttgtttaatttatttaatattttaatctgtataatatttttgtagagtGCATGATATCATTTTTACTTTCCACATCCATTGAAAGTAGAGTGTTATGCTTCAAGGAATTATTTTCTCACATTTGCAGGATTATGTTGCTACAAGATGGTATAGAGCTCCAGAGCTTTGTggatcatttttttcaaaggtatgactaaatattttattgcatTTTAGAGGGTAATGTTGCGGATTTTAATTCTTGATTGATGTTTCTATTTGTGGATCATTTCCTTTATGTTCTGTGAAACAGGCATGTGGTGCCtgcaattattttttcaacaattATAGATCTTCACACCAAATGCTATGCTCATAATTTTTTGTCCAGCTTTGGCTTATGTAACTGCAGTCATTTCCTCTGCATGACTGAAAAGTAATTGTGAGCAAGAGATGCCGTGATTTTACATGGTCTTTGAAACTTATGGCCTTTCTAGCAGTTTATGTTCAATaagttttagagaaatgatatttacagttatagagtGCGCAAGCGCTATGCacccattttgaaaaaagtgagtaaatatgagacccacatgaaaaaattgatttttttaatgatggaccccactctttttcaaaaggagtgcgcGGTACTTGCACAATCCAggactgtatctaatattactcttgaTGTGAGATTCCTGAATCTTTGAAACATCACATTgacataaaaaaatagtttgtgcAATGTATTGTGTCAGAATAATGTTCTGGTAGCATATAAAAAACCTAGCTCTAGTTCTTGCATAATTTTGACTTATTATTCTCACACTCAAATTATATGGCTCTCGATGCAGTATACCCCAGCAATTGATATCTGGAGTATAGGCTGCATATTTGCCGAGGTATTAACTGGGAAACCACTTTTTCCTGGAAAAAATGTTGTGCATCAGCTGGATTTGATGACTGATTTACTTGGGACGCCTTCATTAGATACCATTTCTCGGGTAGGCAATCTGTTTCTCCTGTGTAGCATCGATCATTTCACTCAATTCAAATTCCGTGCTTAAAGTATGCTTGAACTGTAAACTCTCTTGcttgaaatatataatttcttctgTGTTTGATGCAGGTTCGTAATGAGAAAGCAAGGAGATACTTAACAAGCATGAGGAAAAAGCAGCCTGTGCCATTTGAACAGAAGTTCCCGAATGTCGATCCTTTAGCACTTCGACTATTGGAAAGGTTGCTTGCCTTTGATCCAAAAGACAGGCCTACTGCTGAAGAGGTTCGTCTTATTGTATTGTGCATTGCCATGCGTGCCTTATTTTATGCTATTCTTTTGCTACTGAAAGCTTGGAATTACATATGTAATTTATATAGCATATGCTGCcttgatttcttttatttatactttAACTATTGCTTGTCAGTTGAAATTTATGGTTTGGTGTTATATCAGGCGCTTGCTGATCCTTACTTCAAGGGACTGGCTAAAGTTGAGAGAGAACCTTCCTGCCAACCTATTACAAAGATGGAGTTTGAATTTGAGAGGCGAAAGGTCACAAAGGAGGACATACGAGAGCTAATTTTCCGTGAGATACTTGAGTATCATCCTCAACTACTAAAAGACTACATGAATGGAACTGAGAGGACTAATTTTCTCTATCCAAGGTTCTAGCTATAGTTGCAATTTGACTTTCTTCGTCATATGGAAATGGGTTAAGgatctctctctatttctcctAATTTTGGTACACATTTTTTACAGTGCCGTGGATCAATTCCGAAAACAGTTCGCGTATCTTGAGGAAAACGGTAATAAGAGCGGACCAGTACTTCCACTTGAAAGAAAGCACGTGTCTCTTCCAAGGTAAATGCATTCTTTTGCTGCGCTTCCATAGTCTTTCTGCAGCTTCTGTTATAGTTTtctatatatacacaacatGATCATGACAGAGTTAGAATTTGTTAACATCTCATGTATTTTGCTGTGTTGTTGCTTGCAGACTagttgtagttttttttataagtaataaataaaaacttcaataaAATGCAGAAAAAGTTGCTAGCCATGTACACTTGAAGCGAAAAAGAGAGACACCTCTTTATAAAGGGGAAaagatacaaaaaaatcatgtaaagtCATTAAAGTCTCTGGAAGCTGTCCAAAGGAAGAGAGTATAATGAAAAGAAGTCTTGTGCTCCATCGTTTATTTGATCCTcaagttttctttcatttctttctctccaaaTATATCATATGAGGCAGGGAACCATTTTGACACTACTGCAATTTGTCAACTACCCCCAATCCTCTCCCAAAGGTGTTTTTTTTCGTGAGGAATAAGGAATATAAATATCTCCGAGCTGTGattgaatattaaatattggtAAGAAGATTGTCTTAACATCTtcacctatcaaaaaaaaaaaaaaaaggttttcttaAAATCCTCTTCTCAAACTAGTGGAATCCAATAGGTTAAATAATGCAGCAAATGTATCAACCTCCCAGTCACGAGCTACTCTAGTTGAACTTACATTCCATCGAGGGAACTCATTATATCTCTCCAAAAGGTCATCCACAAAAGCATTCTTATCACAAGGCACTCTGTACACATGGGAAAACTTCCTTAAGAGCTCTACTACCACTCCACGAATCATGCAAGAATCTAATATCGGCACCATCTTCCACAGTTTCACATCAAATCTAATATGATTAGAAAACTTCTCCCAATATGTTCTTACGCTCTTCCATTATCTTGTATGTGTACTTGGGCCACACCTACTctcttctattaataaaatcttattttacctataaaagaaTCCCACCCCATAAGTTCCTCGGACCTCATTATAATACCGCCCACTCCAAGAACATCCGTATTTAGCTTCTACAATTACTCTCCAGAATGCCTCTCTCATTCTGCTCTCATTCTGATAGCACTAAAGCTTCTTCCCAAATAGTGCACAATTAAAGATCAAGTTCCGAACTCTTAACCCATCCTCAGAGATCGGAGAACATACCTTGGCCTAACAATATGAAATTTGACCTCTTCTCCTAACCCTCCCCAAAGGAATTTCCGTTGTAGCATACCTAGTGGTTAGCCACACTTGATGGAAGCAGAAATAGAGACATGAAATAAGAAGGCAAATAGAAATTGTTCTTGCTTGAAGTAATCCTACTACCTTTGGATAAATACATCCTTTTCCAATCAGCCAGCCATTgctcaatcttctcaataaccCAGCTCACATTACCTTTGCCCCAAATGTGGCACCCGATGAAAGGCCAAGGTATTTCATATCCCAGACTATCAGCATTGGTGACTTGACTCACTACAACCAACTCTTTAATGATAATGGAAGCGGTAGctcaaaatttctaaaattcttGTAAAAAAGGGTAATAAGGTAATGGAAATTATCTTATACCAATTATGTGCTTATATTGTTTGCAAAACTAAAATGTTAAGGTGTGAGATACAATTGACCATTGCTTGTTCCGCAGCCTGTTCCCTTGTTTGGTTACATGTAGTCCCCTCGATAAGCCCTTATTCATTGTGAGACCTATTATAATTCCAGCCATTTAGTCTGTTTTTCTGTTTGAAGGATTTGATAGTGAACCTCCCTTTCTTTTCCAGGGTGTAAATGGAATTTAAATTCTGTACATGTAATATTGTTGTAGCTACAGGAATAGAAACAGAAGGGTTTGAGTTTCACAATGTGAAAAACTTGAAAGCTGATTTAAGAGAAAAATGGAAAGAGCATATGGTGAAGATGtctattttttttgggtttgacaTTTCAGTGTGTGATGGAGGTATCGCTAATATATGCATCCAGTTGTCTGCACACTTGTGTACATTAAACTGAGTTAATTGACTTCAACATCCATCCCCCGATTTCCTCTGGAAACATGTCATGAGACATGGGTGGGATTTTGTTTCTCATCGCCATTATGGCTTACAACTCCATTACCTGGGCATAGATTTCATGTTCAAACCGGACGCACTCCATGCTCATTTTACTTTTACACTCTGCGTGGTTGTGAAATTCAACTTTCCATTTCAATGATATTCACAGGTCTACAATTGTACATTCAAGTACAATACCTCCAAAAGAGCAATCAAATATTGCTTCCTCCAAAGATATACAAACTGCAGAGGTGGGATACAACAAAAACTCCAGAGATAAAGATGGAATTCCAATGAATGTTGGGAGGACCATGCAGACATCACAGAGGATTCCACTGGGTACCCCCTTCTGTTGCGACTGTGCTGATGAAGTcggtttttttttcaatagcaTATTTAActaaatttgtttcttttttcttttgttttttttatccagCCAAACCTGGAAAAGTTGTTGGCCCAGTTGTACCATATAATAATGGAAACGTCAAGGATGGCTATGATCAAAGAACGGCTATGAGAAGTGCAGTCCTACCTCCGCAGGGTGCCCCTCCTGCATATTATTATCGCAAATCTAGTTCTGGAAATCAAGAAAGATCTGCAACTGAAACTCAGAGGGATTTATCCTTTCAAGCAAAACAATCCCCTCAAAGTGTAACGGCTGCAAAATTAGCGCCAGATATAGCTATCAACATCGACAACAACCCATTTTTTATGACACGGGCTGGAGTGACCAAGGTAGAACACATTGATGATCGAATAGCTATAGACACAAATTTGCTGCAGGCAAAGGCTCAGTATGGTGGGATTAATGCTGGTTCTGCTGCTGCGGCCGGTGCGCAAAGAAAGGTTGGGTCTCTTCAGTATGGTATGACAAGGACGTACTAAGGAAAAAGTTGTCAGCTATTTCGGCAAAATGAAGTAATACATGCTGAGGAAGGCTTTCTTAAGAATGTGATAGTTATTCAGGGTCGAGTGAGTGAGTACAAAGAATGAGGAGATGGACTACTAATTTCCGCGAAAGAGCCCGCTTTCTCTATGTTAGACGCTTAGTGTTTGTCACGGGaaacaatattttagttaaattacCCTTTCAAATTCATAGAAGCTTCTTCCTTCACCCCCCTTATCAATTTAAATAGTGATAACTAGGCTTAGTAGGCCATATAACTGGACAGATGGATCATTTGTACAATGTCTGTTTCTCAGTGAAGTCAATTCGcatatattcaactttttactGTTTTTGGCATGTATAAAAATAGACTGGTTTTCGCCTTGGGGTTAAGTAAATTTCCTTACCAATATCTCCATTCAGTTTTTCTCCATCCGAGTTTTCTTGTTTGATTATTAGCTTTTATATAACAATTCTTATTCCTGTTGTCTGTAATTTTTTCCAGTCGGAATGAGGAAACAAAAAGTACACAACATTTTTATACTGTTATTGCGAGTTTCTCCAGTTCCACCTCGTTTATCGCTCCAATTCGGtgtaagggcaggtttggagggtgagatgaaaattttatgttttattttgaagtttaaaatattatgttttaatattattattgttttgagatttgaaaaatgtgtattgggatttgaaaaaattgaattgtttattatattttgtatggagatttgaaaaatatgtaattgagataagatgagatgaaaattttatattttgtcttgtgTCCCAAACCTATCCTAACAATCCGAATATGAGGTATGCTTGTGTGGAAATCTGATTTCTTCCGGGCCTCTTGTACGTAGCATTTTTAGCGAGatttacatttttacaaaatgtCTACACGgaacttatctatttaagatttgtacgtaacattactcGTTAACTAGTTACTCGTGAACTAATTATTTATGGGGTGACAATTATTCGGATTTAACCTAGTTTTTTTTAGTGTTGATATTCTTACGTACACTTTTCAAtcaatctatttaaaataattttcatatactTTCTACATTTGCACTTACTGGTTGATAAATAATTAGTCCACAAAAGAGGTTCAGATAAAACTACTTTTACAAATGGATGTGCCTATGGTACtttagattataaaactttctttatttataaggaaaatgattcacttataactattataaagtaaatatgaTATACCACATCATGCCACATCATTTTGTGAGATAGAGTTTTGTGAATCTCTTTGTTGATTTAGTAGTTCTAATAATTGAAATTGTAATACCCCAGCCTATTAGGGAAAATTCTATGTCAAACAAATTATCTATAGGATGATTGGaggatgagattagatgaaaaatctgtgaataatagtgagattgtttgttaatagtagtgaaattagtttgagttaagatattttattgggttttgagaaatgaaagagaaaaagttgaataaaaatactataaaattaaaatattatttgaatatgatttgttaatattatgttcgttttgagatttgaaaaatttaaattattttttgtgttttgtttcaaaatttggaaaagttgtaataattagatgaaaaagttgaagatttgaaattgaaaagtgtgtgtttgagtgatatttggaaagcaaataagatgagaattttttagatgatatgagataaaatgaaaacatctttatttccaaacaaccccGTAGTCTCTTTTATTcctaaaatgattttagttagGAGTCTTCATTATCAAGACTCCACCATCCTTTTATTcctaaaatgattttatgtcatcttgaaaattatttttgtgaggGCTGCGTCGAACAAGGGAAGGGACCCCTCCCGAGGACGAAAGGTAGGCGACAAGGAGATAGTCGGGCAAGCAAAGTGTAGCTAGTCCAGGAGAAGGGCGAGCACAACTATGTAGAAAGCCAGACAGACACGGTTTAATATCAGGCGATAAAGGAGTTTTTGCCCTACACCAGGCGAGCAAATGATATGCTCTCCGAGATAACACGGAGGTTCTCAGAGGGTAGCAGTTTTCATACACAGAGGCCCATACTCCGTAAGAGATGTTACTTATGGAATGAGCCtgcagaaaaatattatagacatGCAAGCCATCATGTCTGACCTCAGAAGTATGACCTAACGGCATGTGGGCAGACCCTTATTAGAGAAAAGATTGCAGGACTAGATCCAAGGTATAATGCAGGGACGTGCATGCCTTGTCCCTATCAGTCACTCAGTCACTGCCATTCTCTATGGCCAGAGGGCGAATGGACAGTTGCGATCAAAGGTCTCTCATTGAAGCATATATAGAGTCAAATGGATATCAAAACTATGACTGATAGTCCCACGATATAAACGGGCATTGGACAAAagccaaaatctcacttttgagagtGAAAAACATTTACTCTCTTCTGGTCAGAGTCTTCAAGAAAGCAAGGGACTTCAAAGCCTGCGATGGGAGGATCAACATTGGCATAAATGTAATATTCGAAGTACTATTCAAGTAGGTTACCTCCTATGACTGTACTGAAAATGTAGAGTAAATGTTTGTGAGTATGTTGTAAGTTCATgatttgcatattttgtaagTCACCTCCTTCTTagaagaaaatactttcttcttcattAGGTTTATTGGTTATCTTTACGCTATGATTTTGAGATAATGAGTTTGACTGATGTGATTTCCAACTATTGAGTCTTACCATGTGTCTATAGCCATGGATAGGTTGAGGAGTCCACCTCATACGGCATGTTACCATGTACGTGTAGAGTGATTTTTCGTGATAATTGAGGTGGAATGTCTTCATTATGGCTTCACTCGATAACACGAGTAGAGAGTCCTCGGGTTGATAATGTGTGGCGTCCTTGTGTGTGTTGACCGGGTAAAGCAATTCCTTGAGTCGGATGGTTTGGATTTGGTGAATGAGCTTACATGTTGGTTGCGTAGAGTGATTCCCTGTGTCAAATGGGTGGAGCAATTTCCCATTGGTACTTATGATTAGATATTGTAGATCTTTTGTGAATTAATAAGAGGGTGGTTCTTTGCCTCAGTAATGACTATgcatatatgagattttcttaGAGGGTGATTCTTTGTCATGCTTATATACTTTAGATTTATTTTGAGGGTGATGCTTTGTCATAACTATGAATACATGTGTTTCTGCCCAAATGTTGATTCCTCACCatgcataaatatatgtgttcacatatttatttacatgaaacaatgCATGTATATTCATTTCTATTGTCTCTTATTAATAGTTTTGTCATAGGTTTTAACCTACTGAAATTTCTTAGAAGTATCACTATGGTCATCCCACATGCAGTTTTGTTTACTGAAGCCATGCAATTTAACCTAGGTAAATTTTTTCGAGGAGGAAGGATTAGCCCCATCCAAGGTGTAGATACAAAGGTTTGTCTTCAATTAGTAGTTATTTGTATTTgttaagatatttattttagttaggtGACGAACCATGTACAATCATTCTATTTTGATGTAAGTGATGATCTAATGAcagtttataatattatttgagaagAAGTGACGATAACATATGGATATTATTAATGAAGGATAATTTCCTTGTACAAACCTTTGGTATATTTAGTAGTAGCTTTAAGTAATCCCtttacttattccactacgatttatacacatatatatttccTTTGGTGTGTACTGAATTAGTGAATGTAGGCTTAGCCCCAAGTAAAATCTGGGGTTCTGCTGTTTGGTTGACACCCCTAGCACCATGGACCCTCACTGGAACGTTACCGAGGACTAAGGGCGCCACAATTTTAAAAGCtccagatatatttttatgtttaaatggggCATTGTGTTACCGATTTTTCCTCTTgtattattagtttatattttaattctcttttgttttcttttaggtcccgtttggataatgagatgagatgagagagagatatcCCTCTCAACAAATGGAGTTCTAATTATAAGGATTTCAGATTGTTATGGTTGGACATGGTTAACAGGTTGGATGTTGTGCAGCTAGATCAAGTGACTGTTATTCTTTACAAGATCTGGGCGAGAAGGAATTGTTTTgtctttaaaaacatttttaatagtCCACTTGTTTTAGTTAAATCAGCATTGAATGATGTAGAAGTTCTTCATGAATCTCATTTGAGATTAACTTATGATGCAGCCAGACTACCTCAACAGATCACTGAAGTGGAATGGAGGCCACCAGCAGATCCCTTCTATAAGTTACATTTTGATGCTGCCTTTGACTCTGAGAAGAGGCTGATGGGTATTGGCATATTGGTAAGGAACAGCAGAGGTGAGATGCTAGCTGTGGTTTCCGCTCCCAAAAGTCATATTTGTCCTGCATTTTCTGCAGAATGTTATGCACTTCTAAGAAGCATCAAGTTGTGCCAAGAGCTGTGCTTATACCAGGTGGTGCTCGAGGGAGATGCTAAGGCAGTAGTGGATAGTGTTAATGGTTATAACAATAGCCATTCTTGGCAAGGGCTTTTGATTGATGACATACAATTTTTAATAAAGGGACATGCAGATTGGAA carries:
- the LOC108993499 gene encoding mitogen-activated protein kinase 20, translating into MQQDQRKKNSSEMDFFSEYGDANRYKIQEVIGKGSYGVVCSAIDTHTGEKVAIKKIHDIFEHISDAARILREIKLLRLLRHPDIVEIKHIMLPPSRRDFKDIYVVFELMESDLHQVIKANDDLTREHYQFFLYQLLRALKYIHTANVYHRDLKPKNILANANCKLKICDFGLARVAFSDTPTTIFWTDYVATRWYRAPELCGSFFSKYTPAIDIWSIGCIFAEVLTGKPLFPGKNVVHQLDLMTDLLGTPSLDTISRVRNEKARRYLTSMRKKQPVPFEQKFPNVDPLALRLLERLLAFDPKDRPTAEEALADPYFKGLAKVEREPSCQPITKMEFEFERRKVTKEDIRELIFREILEYHPQLLKDYMNGTERTNFLYPSAVDQFRKQFAYLEENGNKSGPVLPLERKHVSLPRSTIVHSSTIPPKEQSNIASSKDIQTAEVGYNKNSRDKDGIPMNVGRTMQTSQRIPLAKPGKVVGPVVPYNNGNVKDGYDQRTAMRSAVLPPQGAPPAYYYRKSSSGNQERSATETQRDLSFQAKQSPQSVTAAKLAPDIAINIDNNPFFMTRAGVTKVEHIDDRIAIDTNLLQAKAQYGGINAGSAAAAGAQRKVGSLQYGMTRTY
- the LOC108993494 gene encoding uncharacterized protein LOC108993494; the protein is MVNRLDVVQLDQVTVILYKIWARRNCFVFKNIFNSPLVLVKSALNDVEVLHESHLRLTYDAARLPQQITEVEWRPPADPFYKLHFDAAFDSEKRLMGIGILVRNSRGEMLAVVSAPKSHICPAFSAECYALLRSIKLCQELCLYQVVLEGDAKAVVDSVNGYNNSHSWQGLLIDDIQFLIKGHADWNLIFTKRTRNKAAHNATKLGMYLDSESM